AAAGGAAAATTATTTGATACGTCGATCctccaaaaaagaaataagCAAAGTTCAGTCGTTGAGTGACAAAAAATTATGGAAAGTTACAATCCCCTTAATGGAATAGAGCACCTACATGCCTTCATCGACGTTGTTTTTTGACTGGAGGTCTGAGAGCTAACTATCGAGATTTTGGACTATTAGGACCCATACTTTGTGAAATGGTTCATGCATGTTTGTTGCCAGGAGAAACAAGGTCAAGTTGGTAAGGTAACAACACTTCATTTCTATTTTCTCTATGGTTGATGATATCGTAGAAGCCTCTTTacaattttctataaataagcaATTCTATTTGTACAAATAGGGATGAGGGGTGTGTTTACACTGTCTGTGCATATAACTTTCAAATCTTTACCGCATTTTTATACTTCAGTGGTTAAAGTAGCAAAAGTAGAAATAGTATGTGTATATCATTGCTAAGATAGAAACATTTCTACTATGCGCGTAGTCTGAGGAGGGGTCAGACCACAAGGGTTTATTATATGAAGCCTTACCCTACATTTGAGAGGCTGTTTCCACAGATGATCCCGTGACCTTTAGGTCACATGGTAACAATTTTACTAGTTACATCATGGATAGCCTTCATCCATTTTATATTAGTTGTTTAGGATAATTACCTCCATCTTCAGGCAAATCAGAAGTCCATAGAGTGAGGTTGTCTCTCAAGAGCTGCATAATTAAGGTACTGTCCTTGTATGATTCCTCACTTAAAGTGTCTAACTCTGCAATTGCCTCATCAAAAGCTTGTTTAGCCAAGTAACATGCCCTGCAAATTGAgtcattaatatttaataatcttATCTTATCAAATATTTACAAGATTAATCAACATTGGTTCACTTGCAGGATTACACTCGGTACGTTGCTGTTGTATTAATCAAGATTGGTTAAAAATGTTACCTTTCAGGAGAGTTCTTGATCTCATAGTAGAAAACAGAGAAGTTCAAAGCAAGACCAAGCCGAATCGGATGAGTTGAAGAGAGATCAGTGTTTGCAGTGGCAGTAGCAACCTAAAAGGAGCAAAAAGATGCAAAATCAAGTGGCATCCCAAGTAATGTGCATTGATTAATCGACTGATCGTGCATTTTTAGTTAAGATGGAAGAAGAAGTAACTTGCCTCATAGCCCTTCCATGATTGTTCAGAAGCCTCTTTCCTTTCTAAATCAGTCTTGAACTCAGCGAGGTAACGAAAATAGTCACCTTTCCTGAACCAGAATGACAAAGATAAGAAGGTAAATCTATTAGAAATAAATCAAAAACTGaaagagtttgattttggaaCATCTGATTCACTGGCACTACTAAAAAGTCTCATGCTTGTGTTAGTGTTGATGATGGTTTCATTATCTTAGACCACAAGGATCACGGTCATGCTTATCGTTTTCATTTCAATCATCATATTAATGACAAAACTCCTTGCGCTCTCCCTCGGTATAGGAGATTGGGAGATTATAGGTGAGCCAGATCTTCACGAACCATattcaacttctttttcatttcttttttttcaaattgtagTGCCCTAGACAACTTGTGTCCACATCGACTAATTCCATGAGGTATTTGCTACCTCGCACGAGCATATGTACCAtttaactctatccaccaagaCTTGGACAAATGACAGGAAATCACACCTAGTGTCTTTTGCCTCCGATTTGAACTTGAGAGACCTCACTATTCTCCCCCTTTTCATTGATGACTAGGCTACACTCTAGGCCGCAAACCATATTCAACTTTAAGACATTTCATTGTACTTTTAACACCCTCATGAAGAGTTACACTTCAATATCATTTCCTCGCCCATTGATCATAACAGAGCAAATGTTGGTATAACAGTGAACATAGGGATGATACTAGGAAGCACagtttaaaaagaaaactcGATGGACTTACATTTTGTAATAGAAGACAGTAGCTTCACCAGTGCCAGCAGATGGAATGAGATGTTTATCAATAATTTCAAGAATATCAGAGCAAATCTTGGAGAGCTCTTCCTCGACCTTTTGACGATAGCCTTTTATCAGCCTGACATTTTGCTCATTCCCTTTCGACTCTTCTTTCTGTTCAATGGAAGACATAATACGCCATGAAGCTCTTCGAGCTCCAATGACGTTCTTGTAGCCAACAGAAAGCAAGTTCCTTTCCTCCACTGTCAATTCCACATCAAGTTTTGCAACATTCTTCATACTCTCAACCATCTCTGTAAAATTAAGATTTATACATTCCATTTAAGAAGTATACAATATTCATAAACCAAGATTCAACTTTTAACTATTTAGTTatcaatcaacaaaaaattatctTCGAGTCAATTTTTCAAATGGTCgctcaactaatagttattatatCTTCGagttgatttttcttctttttgtccgAGTCATCACTTGATCATTCAAATCGAAGCAATTGCATGTCCAAATTTGGCCTATATGCCATGACTAGTAATCAATAGATCAACCTTCGTCATATATTCCATACATCACACTAGATCATAAATATCACCCGGGAAAAAACTTTATGTAAAAGACACATGTCATGCAtttattactttaatttgaTGCATATCGCGagtaattaactattttttcattattgcACATTCACATTGTACTCATATGCTCCATTTCTCAAATCTTTTACATAGAAATTACTAATACAAAGATGCAAACGAATCTATCATACATAAACAATCTTGGACTACATAAATGTAATAAAAGaagctttttaaaaaatctttaaaatgtaaaaaattaatACGAATACCTACTACCTCCATATCAAGAATCCGTCTAAGGTACTGTCATACCTCTCTATAATAACATTTCACTATAACGATCAaattttcatttggaaccaatttttcatattatataatatGCTCTCTATAACATCATTTCGTTATATGACAAACGACATTGTTATAAAGAGGTTTGACTGTACAAAAGAAGGGAAAATAAATGAAACTAACCATCGTAACGCTCAGCTTGCTCAGCAAGCTTGGCCATGTAAACATGGGTTTCTCTTTCCTTTTGAGAAGCCATCTTCAATGCAAAATGTAGTAAACAAACAAGATAAAATAGGTGAGATGTTCAAatgtcaaaattaaaatatagtttTCTTGTTTACAAAtgagatagatagatagatagatgttTTGAAGGAGTTAAAGAAGGAAAGGAAAAGCGTTAGAAAAGGGAAAGTGGATGAATGAGAGAATTGTGGGAGGATTTGACTAAATCTCCATCTTTGGATAATTTTTAGTACATATACCATTCATgttaatatttgtataataGCATGAAAATAGGTAACAAACTTATTATTAGCTGATTGTAAATAACTGATAAGCTATATGTgctgaaattaattttataaatgagtAGTTATACATATTTAGATAAAATTGCTTAAAGTGCTAATAAGCATTGATGATgtgtttcattttaaaaaaagaggcatcatatataaacaatatatactTAAACTTAACCTCAATTGGCAAGTTAACACGTTTCCATTGTGTCAGttgaacactccaacttacaaaatgatcataTAAACACCACCAAAATTTATTTGTGACGTCCCCGTCTCCACTATGTCAGTTGATCAAACACTCCAACATACAAAATGATCATATAAACACCACCAAAATTATCAAAAGTGAGTGTTTTTTAATATCCATCAGACGTTAACAAAATTTTGGTAGCTAGATGTAACGTTGTTAACTTGTATGcctaattattatttcactcTTTTTCTTGTTGTATTATTAGGCTTGTATTTAGTTGTTCTATAaagaaaaaacactaaaaaaacgATGAAGattaattattgagatttgAGAGGACTAAGTAGGTATTTAAAAAAGTCAATCAAAATATGAGGGCgataatatttattgtttaaaGTTAGAACAAAGTTTGAtatctttaaagttttttataTCTGAATTCACAGTCAAAATTTAGaagtttgaatctcgaaattccAACATCACAAATGATTATCCTATAAGTATTTGTGTAATAAATCAAAAGCTAGGTACAAGAATGATGTGAAATTAACCCGTAAGGGAGGCTAAATCGGTAGAGTAGGTGGTGGAATGCCAATAATCGATTTTCCTTGCCATCGCCTTTTCAGCcgtttccaaaaaaaaatatttattatgtgaaGTTTATAAATGATGAAGATATTGAATATTGAATAATGGCAGTAGCTCTTAAATACAAAACGtgattcaatttcaaaattggaACATATGAGATGACAAGTTCTTTCTATGCTGTAACTACTTCTTTTGCTACATCAAAGTACACCAGatggaaaatcaagaaaaaaaaacaacttttgCAGCAAAGTTCTTTCTTTATTCTTGAGCTTCCAAAACGTATAGTTTGTTTGCCCCAGCTGACATGCTCATGGAACGATATGAACATCAATATTCTTGTTCTGATTAGTATGCACATCAACGCTTTCCTGGAGAGTATAGTTTGTGGTTGCACTTCAATACCGCCACCCCAGTTGCTACCTTGATATGCTTTTAGAAGACCTTCCACAGAGGAAGCATACCTTTTTCTAATCCCACCAATCAAATCCACAATCCTACTTGCCATAGATCTCAACCAGAGCTTGACAAGTAGGACAATGAACATAAATAATAGG
The DNA window shown above is from Solanum stenotomum isolate F172 chromosome 6, ASM1918654v1, whole genome shotgun sequence and carries:
- the LOC125868227 gene encoding LOW QUALITY PROTEIN: 14-3-3-like protein GF14 iota (The sequence of the model RefSeq protein was modified relative to this genomic sequence to represent the inferred CDS: deleted 4 bases in 2 codons); translated protein: MVYVLKIIQRWRFSQILPQFSHSSTFPFLTLFLSFFNSFKTSIYIYLICKQENYILILTFEHHLFYLVCLLHFALKMASQKERETHVYMAKLAEQAERYDEMVESMKNVAKLDVELTVEERNLLSVGYKNVIGARRASWRIMSSIEQKEESKGNEQNVRLIKGYRQKVEEELSKICSDILEIIDKHLIPSAGTGEATVFYYKMKGDYFRYLAEFKTDLERKEASEQSWKGYEVATATANTDLSSTHPIRLGLALNFSVFYYEIKNSPERACYLAKQAFDEAIAELDTLSEESYKDSTLIMQLLRDNLTLWTSDLPEDGGEENVKTDEPKAVEPKSADAKSAEAKSTEAKSVEPEEASKDKQ